From the genome of Spinacia oleracea cultivar Varoflay chromosome 2, BTI_SOV_V1, whole genome shotgun sequence, one region includes:
- the LOC130467593 gene encoding uncharacterized protein: MDVKGSTSDTTSARKDMAKYCKRRQLELGNGNQTMPKAPFALDKAQKKVLCEWVRDLKFPDAYASNLSRCVNLQSCKLYGMKSHDCHVFMERLLPVSLKELLPLHVWKAITEISQFFRDLCAPTIKASDIDRLDKNIAEILCKLEKIFPPAFFNSMEHLPVHLPHEAKVGGPVQYRWMYPFERFLNHLKRKVGNKACVEGSICNAYLMEEISNFCSHYFQPEVDTKARDLGRNVHSVVLNQHDVNIPEMFRVDCGRAPTKGRLRFLQDMEYDRAHLYVLANSGILGEYER; this comes from the exons ATGGATGTGAAAGGCAGCACCTCGGACACCACTAGTGCAAGGAAAGATATGGCTAAGTATTGTAAACGTCGGCAGTTAGAGCTTGGAAATGGAAATCAAACCATGCCCAAAGCACCCTTTGCACTTGACAAGGCTCAAAAGAAGGTGTTATGTGAATGGGTTCGAGACTTGAAATTCCCGGATGCTTATGCTTCAAACTTGAGCAGGTGTGTTAATCTTCAATCATGCAAGCTGTATGGAATGAAGAGCCACGATTGTCATGTCTTCATGGAGAGGTTACTTCCGGTTTCTTTGAAGGAGTTGCTTCCCTTGCATGTTTGGAAGGCAATTACAGAGATTAGTCAATTCTTCCGAGACTTATGCGCCCCCACTATCAAAGCGAGTGACATAGATCGCTTGGATAAGAATATAGCTGAGATCTTGTGCAAGCTAGAGAAGATTTTTCCACCTGCATTTTTCAACTCAATGGAACACTTGCCAGTTCATCTTCCACATGAGGCAAAGGTTGGTGGTCCCGTCCAGTACAGGTGGATGTACCCATTTGAAAG GTTTCTTAACCATTTGAAGCGTAAGGTTGGAAATAAGGCATGTGTAGAAGGCTCCATATGCAATGCTTACCTAATGGAGGAGATTTCGAACTTTTGTTCCCACTATTTTCAACCTGAGGTTGACACCAAAGCAAGAGATCTAGGAAGAAACGTCCATTCGGTTGTGCTGAACCAACATGACGTTAATATCCCCGAGATGTTCAGGGTTGATTGTGGTCGTGCACCTACTAAGGGCCGTTTGCGCTTCTTGCAAGACATGGAGTATGATCGAGCACATCTTTATGTGCTTGCAAACAGTGGTATCTTAGGTGAATATGAAAGGTAa